In a single window of the Saccharothrix australiensis genome:
- a CDS encoding LLM class flavin-dependent oxidoreductase, translating into MVFPLHLSVALDGTGWHPAAWREPDARPDLLCTPGYWTGLVAEAERGLLDLVTVEDALVLQSSAPHGPDDRLDRVRGRLDAVQVAARAAPVTAHVGLVPVVTVTHTEPFHTSRAVATLDYASTGRAGWCARVTDRVDEAAHFGRRRFPVPRADLHAEAADYVEVVRRLWDSWDDDAVIRDRATGRFLDRDKLHHVDFRGRWFSVAGPSTTPRPPQGQPVVCAAAHDDDALAFAAGAADVVLVAPRDAEDARRAAARVRAACEAAGRDGPVHVFAELTVFVDEEEGAAAERAARLDALGHGGCDPGAPVFTGTPAALADLLESWWAVGITGFRLRPAALPHDLRAVTRAVAPELGRRGVFRTRYEAGTLRGLLGLARPAGRYAAAAVRSS; encoded by the coding sequence GTGGTGTTCCCGCTGCACCTTTCCGTCGCGCTGGACGGCACGGGGTGGCACCCGGCCGCGTGGCGCGAGCCGGACGCCCGTCCGGACCTGCTGTGCACGCCCGGCTACTGGACGGGCCTGGTGGCCGAGGCCGAGCGCGGCCTGCTCGACCTGGTCACCGTCGAGGACGCGCTGGTGCTCCAGTCGTCCGCGCCGCACGGGCCGGACGACCGGCTGGACCGGGTGCGCGGCCGGCTCGACGCGGTGCAGGTGGCCGCGCGGGCGGCCCCGGTCACCGCGCACGTCGGCCTGGTGCCGGTGGTGACGGTGACGCACACCGAGCCGTTCCACACGTCCAGGGCGGTCGCGACGCTCGACTACGCGAGCACCGGGCGGGCCGGCTGGTGCGCGCGGGTGACCGACCGGGTGGACGAGGCCGCGCACTTCGGCCGCCGCCGCTTCCCGGTGCCGCGCGCGGACCTGCACGCCGAGGCCGCCGACTACGTCGAGGTGGTGCGCAGGCTGTGGGACAGCTGGGACGACGACGCGGTGATCCGCGACCGGGCGACGGGCCGGTTCCTGGACCGCGACAAGCTGCACCACGTCGACTTCCGCGGCCGGTGGTTCTCGGTCGCGGGCCCGTCCACGACGCCGCGCCCGCCGCAGGGGCAGCCGGTGGTGTGCGCCGCCGCCCACGACGACGACGCGCTGGCCTTCGCGGCGGGCGCGGCCGACGTCGTGCTGGTCGCGCCGCGCGACGCCGAGGACGCGCGCCGCGCCGCCGCGCGGGTCCGGGCCGCGTGCGAGGCTGCGGGCCGGGACGGGCCCGTGCACGTGTTCGCCGAGCTGACCGTCTTCGTGGACGAGGAGGAAGGCGCGGCGGCCGAGCGCGCGGCGCGGTTGGACGCCCTGGGCCACGGCGGCTGCGACCCCGGGGCGCCGGTGTTCACCGGGACGCCCGCCGCGCTGGCCGACCTGCTGGAGTCGTGGTGGGCGGTCGGGATCACCGGGTTCCGGCTGCGGCCCGCCGCGCTGCCGCACGACCTGCGGGCCGTCACCCGCGCCGTGGCGCCCGAGCTGGGCAGGCGCGGGGTGTTCCGCACCCGGTACGAGGCGGGCACGCTGCGCGGCCTGCTGGGGCTGGCCCGCCCGGCCGGCCGGTACGCCGCCGCGGCGGTGAGGTCGTCGTGA
- a CDS encoding D-alanine--D-alanine ligase family protein, which yields MRVAIAHNLRTTDDVSEVVFTSRETVDSVAEAIAGLGHEPVPVEVSGPVADTVERLEDCAPDLVYNLAEGWTDGARQPFYTGLYAALGLPFTGSPAHVQALAMDKYATKLVVAGHGVRTPRSQFLRDARDLDPARFEPPVIVKPNHEGTSRGITQESVVDSAAEAAALAADLLREYGAGVLVEEYVPGVDVTVPWLEIAGDDGGGALDATEVLIHDLAASGRRHGIMDYGFKNYSNRPLTGVAPSASFRTPARLPSAVLAELAASTATTARALGCRDLARVDFRVGDDGVPHLLEVNVLPGLDPTQSIHHAGRLAGLHPTQGVVRAVVASAARRWGLAAEPVQPTAVGV from the coding sequence GTGCGCGTCGCCATCGCCCACAACCTGCGCACCACCGACGACGTGTCGGAGGTGGTCTTCACCTCCCGCGAGACGGTCGACTCCGTCGCCGAGGCGATCGCCGGGCTCGGGCACGAGCCGGTGCCGGTCGAGGTGTCCGGACCCGTCGCCGACACCGTGGAGCGGCTGGAGGACTGCGCGCCCGACCTCGTCTACAACCTCGCCGAGGGGTGGACCGACGGCGCGCGCCAACCGTTCTACACCGGCCTGTACGCCGCGCTCGGGCTGCCGTTCACCGGGTCGCCCGCCCACGTGCAGGCCCTCGCGATGGACAAGTACGCCACCAAGCTCGTGGTGGCCGGGCACGGCGTCCGCACGCCCCGGTCGCAGTTCCTGCGCGACGCCCGCGACCTCGACCCCGCCCGGTTCGAGCCGCCCGTGATCGTGAAGCCGAACCACGAGGGCACCTCGCGCGGCATCACCCAGGAGTCCGTCGTGGACAGCGCGGCCGAAGCCGCCGCCCTCGCCGCGGACCTGCTGCGCGAGTACGGGGCGGGCGTGCTCGTGGAGGAGTACGTGCCCGGTGTCGACGTGACCGTGCCGTGGCTGGAGATCGCGGGCGATGACGGCGGGGGAGCGCTCGACGCCACCGAGGTGCTGATCCACGACCTCGCCGCGTCCGGTCGCCGGCACGGCATCATGGACTACGGCTTCAAGAACTACTCGAACCGGCCGCTGACCGGTGTCGCGCCGAGCGCGTCGTTCCGCACGCCCGCGCGGCTGCCGTCCGCCGTGCTCGCCGAGCTCGCGGCGAGCACCGCGACCACGGCGCGCGCGCTGGGCTGCCGCGACCTCGCGCGGGTGGACTTCCGGGTCGGCGACGACGGCGTGCCGCACCTGCTGGAGGTCAACGTGCTGCCGGGCCTGGACCCGACGCAGAGCATCCACCACGCGGGCCGCCTCGCCGGCCTGCACCCCACGCAGGGCGTGGTGCGGGCCGTCGTCGCCTCGGCGGCGCGGCGCTGGGGCCTGGCGGCCGAGCCCGTCCAGCCGACCGCCGTGGGGGTGTGA
- a CDS encoding carbamoyltransferase C-terminal domain-containing protein has translation MEDGWYLATYLNPAGVHRPLDVYFRHDNNISLWEKRGRYVTLLRHWEYERTTGQKMHRTPFVAHRDQVAFIDRLLAPTGLRLADMTAVWGTPDLAAGAHPWVEPDTDLAFHSIAHLYSAILLDSDVFFDGTVVGMAVDAGPDRLLDRRFKPHWYAGCVVRRGRVELHPVESPGPLYCEARDHFGLREGTLMALATATGATGRCDREAVLEKCRFDGFDGMAQAALAFREILAQVTGTADADPRFTERENLISAVMKEVQAISVAIMERNTERLLDVGGVDPAAAHLALAGGYALNCPTNSHLMDRYGFRGLLAPPCVGDSGQSIGIALEAFHRGSGGERFHFRFPGPYLGSEDGDLAGALARHARFVESVTDDFDPAAAVADLREGPVAWFAGRAESGPRALGNRSILADPTSSVAKDVLNQVKRREWWRPVAPVVLAEHADAWFEGVRPSPHMLETFAVRADRRARVPAVAHLDGTARVQTLTRAQNPLLHRLITAFHAATGVPMLCNTSLNDKGEPIVDTIEQAMNFCLRRGVRVAYFDGRRVAFRDFADYPERNPAERVRAPFTDVDPWEALRVRAEANPHGLPGTHLYLYLRDLELHDRHDIRTAEGAAAVRAAIDRRLRADPDLWVEVERDREETARQFENFGGAEVVNGRVPVYRVSESSR, from the coding sequence GTGGAGGACGGCTGGTACCTCGCCACCTACCTCAACCCGGCCGGCGTGCACCGGCCGCTCGACGTGTACTTCCGCCACGACAACAACATCTCGCTGTGGGAGAAGCGCGGCCGGTACGTGACCCTCCTGCGGCACTGGGAGTACGAGCGGACGACGGGGCAGAAGATGCACCGCACGCCGTTCGTCGCGCACCGGGACCAGGTGGCGTTCATCGACCGCCTGCTCGCGCCGACCGGGCTGCGGCTCGCCGACATGACGGCGGTGTGGGGCACGCCGGACCTCGCGGCGGGCGCGCACCCGTGGGTGGAGCCGGACACCGACCTGGCGTTCCACAGCATCGCCCACCTCTACAGCGCGATCCTGCTCGACAGCGACGTCTTCTTCGACGGCACGGTCGTCGGCATGGCCGTCGACGCCGGCCCGGACCGCCTGCTGGACCGCCGCTTCAAGCCCCACTGGTACGCCGGGTGCGTGGTGCGCCGCGGACGCGTCGAGCTGCACCCCGTCGAGTCGCCCGGCCCGCTGTACTGCGAGGCGCGGGACCACTTCGGGCTCCGCGAGGGCACGCTGATGGCGCTCGCCACCGCGACCGGGGCCACCGGCCGGTGCGACCGCGAGGCGGTGCTGGAGAAGTGCCGGTTCGACGGCTTCGACGGCATGGCGCAGGCCGCGCTCGCGTTCCGGGAAATCCTGGCCCAGGTCACCGGAACCGCCGACGCGGACCCGCGGTTCACCGAGCGGGAGAACCTGATCAGCGCGGTGATGAAGGAGGTGCAGGCGATCTCGGTGGCGATCATGGAGCGCAACACCGAGCGCCTGCTCGACGTCGGCGGCGTCGACCCGGCGGCGGCGCACCTGGCGCTCGCCGGCGGTTACGCGCTGAACTGCCCGACCAACAGCCACCTGATGGACCGGTACGGCTTCCGCGGCCTGCTCGCGCCGCCGTGCGTGGGCGACAGCGGCCAGTCGATCGGCATCGCGCTGGAGGCGTTCCACCGCGGTTCGGGCGGCGAGCGGTTCCACTTCCGCTTCCCCGGTCCGTACCTCGGGTCCGAGGACGGCGACCTGGCCGGCGCGCTCGCCCGCCACGCCCGGTTCGTCGAGTCCGTCACCGACGACTTCGACCCGGCGGCGGCCGTGGCCGACCTGCGCGAGGGGCCGGTGGCGTGGTTCGCGGGCCGGGCGGAGAGCGGGCCGCGGGCGCTGGGCAACCGCAGCATCCTCGCGGACCCCACGTCGAGCGTGGCCAAGGACGTGCTGAACCAGGTGAAGCGCCGCGAGTGGTGGCGGCCGGTCGCGCCGGTCGTGCTGGCCGAGCACGCCGACGCGTGGTTCGAGGGCGTCCGGCCGTCGCCGCACATGCTGGAGACCTTCGCCGTGCGGGCCGACCGCCGCGCCCGCGTGCCCGCCGTGGCGCACCTGGACGGGACCGCGCGGGTGCAGACCCTGACGCGCGCGCAGAACCCGTTGCTGCACCGGCTGATCACGGCGTTCCACGCGGCGACCGGCGTGCCGATGCTGTGCAACACGTCGTTGAACGACAAGGGGGAGCCGATCGTCGACACGATCGAGCAGGCGATGAACTTCTGCCTGCGCCGAGGCGTGCGCGTGGCGTACTTCGACGGGCGGCGCGTGGCGTTCCGCGACTTCGCGGACTACCCGGAGCGGAACCCGGCCGAGCGGGTGCGCGCGCCGTTCACCGACGTGGACCCGTGGGAGGCGCTGCGGGTGCGGGCCGAGGCTAACCCGCACGGCCTGCCCGGCACGCACCTGTACCTCTACCTGCGCGACCTGGAACTGCACGACCGGCACGACATCCGCACGGCCGAGGGCGCCGCCGCCGTGCGCGCCGCGATCGACCGCCGCCTGCGCGCGGACCCGGACCTGTGGGTCGAGGTGGAGCGCGACCGCGAGGAAACCGCGCGCCAGTTCGAGAACTTCGGCGGGGCGGAGGTCGTCAACGGGCGCGTGCCCGTCTACCGGGTGTCCGAGTCGTCGCGCTGA
- a CDS encoding NmrA/HSCARG family protein — protein MSTTSAPVLVTGATGRQGGATARALLAAGVPVRALVRDPATDRARAVQALGAALVTGDLHDRDSLRRAAEGVRAVFSVQMPAGTPAGFDFAGEVAQGGNLVDAARAAGVPQFVHTSVSGVGRYTETPGWAEGRWASLAPTMDAKAAVEERVRAAGFRHWTLLRPGFFMENFLPSMAYLFPRGVEGGLVTLLRPATRLSLVAVQDIGRAAAAAVLDPERFTGVELELAGDYLSMTAIADVLSRVLGTPLAAPDMTAEQAVAAGMPAMGSSHEWLDAAGQPARPEHARDLGLPLTGFEEWAWEHLRAAA, from the coding sequence ATGTCGACCACTTCCGCCCCCGTCCTGGTCACCGGCGCGACCGGCAGGCAGGGTGGGGCCACCGCGCGCGCCCTGCTCGCGGCCGGCGTCCCCGTCCGCGCCCTGGTGCGCGACCCGGCCACCGACCGGGCCAGGGCGGTCCAGGCGCTCGGCGCCGCACTGGTCACCGGCGACCTGCACGACCGCGACTCCCTGCGCAGGGCCGCCGAGGGCGTCCGCGCCGTCTTCTCGGTGCAGATGCCGGCCGGCACCCCGGCGGGCTTCGACTTCGCCGGTGAGGTGGCGCAGGGCGGCAACCTCGTCGACGCCGCGCGGGCGGCCGGGGTGCCGCAGTTCGTGCACACGTCGGTCTCGGGCGTCGGGCGGTACACCGAGACCCCCGGCTGGGCCGAGGGTCGCTGGGCGTCGCTGGCGCCCACCATGGACGCCAAGGCCGCGGTCGAGGAGCGGGTCCGCGCGGCGGGCTTCCGGCACTGGACGCTGCTCCGGCCGGGCTTCTTCATGGAGAACTTCCTGCCGTCCATGGCGTACCTGTTCCCGCGCGGCGTCGAGGGCGGCCTGGTGACCCTCCTGCGCCCCGCGACCCGGCTGTCCCTGGTCGCGGTGCAGGACATCGGCCGGGCCGCGGCGGCGGCCGTGCTCGACCCGGAGCGGTTCACCGGGGTCGAGCTGGAACTGGCGGGCGACTACCTGTCGATGACCGCGATCGCCGACGTCCTCTCCCGCGTGCTGGGCACGCCGCTGGCCGCACCCGACATGACCGCGGAGCAGGCCGTCGCCGCCGGGATGCCGGCGATGGGTTCCTCGCACGAGTGGCTCGACGCGGCCGGCCAGCCCGCCCGCCCGGAGCACGCCAGGGACCTCGGGCTGCCCCTGACCGGGTTCGAGGAGTGGGCGTGGGAGCACCTGCGGGCCGCGGCCTGA
- a CDS encoding TetR/AcrR family transcriptional regulator: MPEHRRADARRNYARVLAAADAEVAAHGAGASLEQIARVAGVGSATVRRHFPTRRALLEAVSRTRVEALCARARELTGEDDSRGALLGWLGEVLAYCVTARGLAVALAYDHEAAHENSCSAALEEAGEPLLRRAAHDGAVAAGVTVADLITLAVGIVLATEHTPDPAAHAQRLFHLAVAGMSPP; this comes from the coding sequence ATGCCCGAACACCGCCGTGCGGACGCCCGGCGCAACTACGCGCGGGTGCTGGCGGCGGCCGACGCCGAGGTCGCCGCTCACGGCGCGGGCGCCTCCCTGGAACAGATCGCCCGCGTCGCTGGTGTCGGCTCGGCGACCGTGCGCAGGCACTTCCCCACCCGCCGCGCGCTGCTGGAGGCGGTCTCCCGGACGCGGGTCGAGGCCCTGTGCGCCCGTGCCCGCGAGCTGACCGGCGAGGACGACAGCCGCGGCGCGCTCCTGGGCTGGCTGGGCGAGGTCCTCGCCTACTGCGTCACCGCGCGGGGCCTCGCGGTCGCACTGGCCTACGACCACGAGGCCGCGCACGAGAACAGCTGCTCGGCGGCGCTGGAAGAGGCGGGGGAACCGCTGCTGCGCCGCGCCGCGCACGACGGCGCGGTGGCGGCCGGCGTCACGGTCGCGGACCTCATAACCCTGGCCGTCGGCATAGTCCTGGCCACCGAGCACACCCCCGACCCGGCCGCCCACGCGCAACGCCTGTTCCACCTGGCCGTAGCAGGCATGAGCCCGCCCTGA